The Streptomyces capitiformicae genome contains the following window.
GGGCCCAGCAGGCCGCGTAGGTCTCGGGGCGGCGCATGAGCGACCAGCCCGCGCTGGTGACGATGCCGAGGTTGGACTGCTGGAACAACCCGCCGAAGGAGGGGCCGTAGCTGTGCGGGTAGGTGTACCGGGCCGGGTTGCCCTCCATCGCGCCCATGCCGGTGCGCAGCAGGGACCCGTCGGGCAGGACCACCTCGAGGCCGCAGAGGTTGCGCGCGTGGTCGCCGAACGGCGTGTAACCGATGCCGTACTCTAGGGAGTTGCCGATGACGCTACCCCATCCCAGGTCCGGGATGGAGGTCCACAGGTCGCCGCCGTCCTTCTGCAGACCGTCGAACAGGTCCTGCCAGCGCACGCCCGGCTGGACGACCGCGTAGGCGAGATCGTGGTTGATCTCTAGGATCTTGTTCATCTGCCGCAGGTTCACCAGCACGCTGCCGCGCAGCCGCGGGGCCGGGCCGCCGTAGGTGTTGTTACGGCCCTGGCTGAACGTCGACAGCGGCACCCCGTGCTCATTGGCGATCCGGACGACGGCCTGCACCTGCTCGGTACTGGTGGGCAGCAGCGCGGCCGAGGCGTCGAACTCGTCGGACTCCCGGTAGGTGTAGGGGTCGCGAAACTCGCGCAGAGCCGAGGGTTCACTGATCACGGCGGCGTCGCCGAGTTCGGCGGTGAAGGCGGCGAGCGCCTTGTCGAGCGCGGCCAGGGTCGTACCGTCGGGAACCGTCGTCATGTCAGTGCCTTTCTCAGGGATGTGCTGTGGGTATGTGCGGAGGGGAAATGTGTGAACTGTCGCGCCACCCGGACCGCGTCCGCTGTCGAGGCGACGTCGTGCACCCGGACGCACCAGACGCCGGACGCCGCGGCCTGGGTGGACACCGCGGCCGTGGCCCGGTCGCGTTCGACAGGCGGCGGCGGTGTGCCGTCGCGCGCGAGCAGTGCGCCGAGAAAGGACTTCCGAGACGCGCCGACCAGCAGTGGACGTCCCAGCGTCCGCACCTCGTCCAGGCGGCGGAGGATCTCCCAGTTGTGCTCGGCGGTCTTGGCGAAGCCGAGGCCCGGGTCGAGCACCACGCGGTCGGGGTGGACCCCCGCGTCGACGAGGACGGCGAGGCGTCCGCCGAGTTCAGCCATCACCTCCGCCACGACGTCGTCGTAGTGCGCTTGCTTCTGCATATGTGTGCTGTGTCCGCGCCAGCGCGTCGCGACATACGGCACGTCCGCCTCGGCGACGACGGGTGCCATGTCAGGGTCCGCGAGCCCACCGCTCACGTCGTTGACGAGCGAGGCGCCCGCCTCGACCGCTGCGGCCGCGACCCGCGCGGGCATGGCGTCGACGCTGACCACGGCGCCGGACGCGGCGAGGCCGCGCACGACCGGCAGGACGCGCTCCAGCTCCACCGACTCGGGGACGCGCCGTGCGGCCGGTCTGGTCGACTCACCGCCCACGTCGACGATGTCCGCGCCCGCGGCGACGAGCGCGAGTCCCCTCTCGACGGCTCGCGCCGGGTCGAGACAGTCGCCTCCGTCGGAAAAGGAATCCGGCGTGGTGTTGACGATTCCCATCACCAGACATCGATCGGTGATCGGCAAACCCTTCGGGCCACGGAAATTCATGGCGTCCGCCGGCCTTTCCTGTGAACCGGGTAACCGAGGTTGCCGCGGAGAGGCGGATTCTTTTGTCTGCGGCTCTTCATCTGTCCGCAACAATTCGTTAGGGTGCGGCTGTGGCACGACTGCAACGAGGCAATCTGCCCGCCGAGGTGACGAGTTTCGTCGGCCGCCGGGCGGAGCTGCCCACTCTGAAAAAAACGCTGGAACGCTTTCGCGCGGTCACGGTGACCGGCACCGGGGGTGTCGGAAAGACGCGGCTGGCCCGTCGGGTCGCCGCAGAGGTGTCCGGCTCCTTCGCCGACGGGGCATGGCTCATCGAGCTCGACGATCTCGCCGACGGTGCCCTCCTGCCGTCCACCGTGCTGCTCGGCCTCGGGCTGCGTGACGACGGCGGCGCCCCCCTGGAGGCCCGGCTGGCCGACCACTTCCGTGCCAAGCAGGCGTTGCTGCTGCTCGACGGGTGCGACGGCGTGGTCGACGCGTGCGCGAGGCTCGTCGCCGGCTTGTTGCGTGCCGCGCCCGGCCTCAAGGTGCTCAGCACCAGCCGCCGGCCGTTCCACGTCGAGGGTGAGGCCGTGGTGGCCGTCGGCCCGCTGCCGGTCCCGCCCGCGGACGAGCCGGAAGCCGAGGCCACCGCACTCATGGGATACGACGCGGTGGCGCTCTTCGTGGAACGCGCTGCCGCCGTGCGGGCCGACGTCGTCGACTCGGACGCCCGGCTGGCTACAATCGCACGCATCTGCCGACGCCTTGACGGATTGCCCATGGCGATCGAGTTCGCCGCAGATCGCCTCGACGTCCTGGCGCTCGACGAACTCGACGGCCGTCTCCACGACGCCTACCGCGTGCTGGTCTCCGCCAAGCGGGGCGCTCCGCAGCGGCAGCGGACGCTGCAGGCGCTGGTCGAGTCGAGCTATGCGCTGTGCTCGTCCGAGGAACAGCTGCTGTGGGAACGACTCACGGTCTTCACCGGCCGGTTCGGCCTCCCCGCGGTCGAGCACGTGTGCACCGACGAGGTCATCTCCGACGAGCGGGTGCTCGACCTCGTGGCCGGCCTGATCGACAAGTCGGTGCTCGTCCGTGAGGAGCGGACCGGCGGGTCGTGGTATCGGCTCCCCCGTCTGCTGCGCGAGTACGCGCTGCAACGGGTGACCGGGGCGGGAGAGCCGGGAGAGTGGGACCGGCTGCGCGGACGCCATGTGCAGTGGTGCCTCTGGCTCGCGAGCCAGGCCTCCGACGGTCTGCTGACCGAGCGCTCTCAGGACTGGATCGGCCAGGTCCGCGGCAACCACGCCAATATCCGCGCGGCGCTCGACTACTGCTTCGAGGACAAGCAGCGGGCGCAGGACGGGTTCCGGCTGGCCGCGGCCCTCTGGTACCACTGGGTGATGACCGGCCTGGTCGCCGAGGGGCGCGCATGGCTGGAACGAGGTCTGGGCATCGCACCGTCCGAGCCGACGCCCGGCCGCGCGCTGGCCCTCACGGTCGCCGCGTATCTCGCCGTCATGAGTGGCGACAGCGCCGACGATCTGCTGGCAGCGTCGAACGCGACGGCGGCCGAGCTCGCGGACCCCTCCGTCACAGGAAATCTGCGGTTCGTCGAAGGGCTCCTGGCTATCCACCAGCGCGACCTCGCCACCGCCTGCGCAAAGCTCGACCTCGCGCTCGACGCGTTCCGGGTGTCCGGAAGCAGGATGAGCACCGGCAAGACGCTGTGCCTGCTCGGCATGGCCTGGACGCTGAACGGCGACTGGGAGCGTGGCCGAGGGTACTGCGAGGAGTTCCTCGCCATGCCCGCAGCCTCGAGCGAGAACTGGGGTTTCGGCTACATCCAGTGGACGACGGCACTGGCCGAGTGGCAGCACGGCAGCTTCCTCAGCGCGCGTCTCGCCCAGAAGCACAGTGCACGGCTGGCCTGCCGGTTCGACGACCGTTTCGGCATGGGCTCCTGTGTGCAGAGTGCCGCGCTGTACTTCGCCTCGACGGGACGCCACAAGGAAGCCGCGCTCCTCATGGGTGCCGCCGAGACCCACCGCTTCCCCGCGTTCACGGTCCTCGACGAACTGCGGCGCGGCTGCGTCGACGACGTCCGCGACGCGCTGGGCGGGGCCGCTTTCGTCGAACTGATCGAGGAGGGAAGGGCGCTGACGCTGGTTCAGGCGGCCGAGGTCGTCGCCGGCGGACGCCGTATGCCCGCAGGCGCCCCTGTCTCCGCCCCGGACGTTCCGGAGGCGCTGTCGAAGCGGGAGTGGGAAGTGGCGCAACTGGTGGCCGACGGCCAGGGCAACAAGCACATCGCGGCCGCGCTGGTCATCTCGACCCGGACCGCCGAAGGCCACGTCCAGCGCATCCTGGGCAAGCTGGGTTTCACCTCGCGTGCCCAGATCGCCGCCTGGGTGACCGAACAGCGCGCGCTCGCACGAGCGGAAGCGCGGGTCGGCCACGGCGGCTGAGCCGGTGAGTCCAGGCATGAGCACCTCTTTCCGAAGTGGTCGCAGCCTGCCGCGCGGGGTCCGGTGGGTAAACGCGGGGAACTACCTGATCCGGCTACCTGTTTCCGCCGCGTTTCCGCGGCGCGGACGGGTACGGCGGACGGACGCAACGACGAAGGCCCACCCGGGGCAGGGTGGGCCTTGGCGGCGCAATGGCTGTCTGGGCTCAGGCGGAATGCAGATCGATCCGGCTCCGGTCCTGCTTGTAGGGAGCCGGTGCGACGGTGGCGCGGATGGGCTTCTGAGGTCCCTCCGGATTGCCCCAGTGCACGGTGAGCGAGGTGCCGATGTCCGCGTGCGCCACCTCGATCGTGGCCAGCGAGAGCATCTTGCGGAAGTAGTAGCTGTAACCGCGTGAGGTGGCCACGCCGACGAGGTCGCCGTCTGCTGTCACTTTGTCCGCCCACATGAACCCGCGCTGGTCCCGGGGCATGTCCATGAACGGGTAGTTGGCGCCGGGCCGGAACAGTGACGCATAGACGTCCTCGATGTCCTCCGCGTCCCATTCGAGCGTGCGTATGACCCGTCTCGGCTGCGCCTTCTCCGGTTCGAGCGCGGCCCGCCCCAGGAAGTCGTGGTCGAACTTGATGTTCCTGCCCCAGCCGAGCTCTACAGGACTGCGGTAGTACTCCGAAATGTCTCTGCCGTCGAAACTCCCCGCGATATATGCCGGCTGCGCGTAAGCGGGCATCGAACTCCGGAAGATTTCCAGGTACTCGGCCATGTCCTCGTCGAAGATCGCCGGAATGTAATCCGTGGCGATCGTGGGAAAACAGGCCTCCAGGTGATTGATCATCGTGACGCGGGCGCCCAGCCGCCGAATACCGAATTCCTGCCCCGCCTCCATTACCGCGGCATGCACCTTGTCGCCGAATTCGCGGGGCCCCTGGAGCTCGAAACCGATTTCCCCGGCCATGCCCTGGCGCAGGGCCCAAATGTCGTGTCCCGCGATCCTGAGCGGGGTGACATGCATGTACTTGGTGTCCCGGAGTTGGTTCTCCCCGGCCAGCCGGTCGAGCACCCGTACCGCGTTGGGACCCGACACTTGGAAGATGAACCAGTCCTCCTGGGTGATCTTCGCGTCGTACCCACCCTTGGACAGCTGGTAATTCACCCAGAAGCCACCGCGGCCGTGCATGACGTAGTCGTCGTCGCCGAACTTGGTGACGATCCCCTCGTGGATGACCTTGCCGTCGCGGTTCGTGTGGATGGCGTGCTTCGACTGCCC
Protein-coding sequences here:
- the folP gene encoding dihydropteroate synthase, producing MGIVNTTPDSFSDGGDCLDPARAVERGLALVAAGADIVDVGGESTRPAARRVPESVELERVLPVVRGLAASGAVVSVDAMPARVAAAAVEAGASLVNDVSGGLADPDMAPVVAEADVPYVATRWRGHSTHMQKQAHYDDVVAEVMAELGGRLAVLVDAGVHPDRVVLDPGLGFAKTAEHNWEILRRLDEVRTLGRPLLVGASRKSFLGALLARDGTPPPPVERDRATAAVSTQAAASGVWCVRVHDVASTADAVRVARQFTHFPSAHTHSTSLRKALT
- a CDS encoding ATP-binding protein, with product MARLQRGNLPAEVTSFVGRRAELPTLKKTLERFRAVTVTGTGGVGKTRLARRVAAEVSGSFADGAWLIELDDLADGALLPSTVLLGLGLRDDGGAPLEARLADHFRAKQALLLLDGCDGVVDACARLVAGLLRAAPGLKVLSTSRRPFHVEGEAVVAVGPLPVPPADEPEAEATALMGYDAVALFVERAAAVRADVVDSDARLATIARICRRLDGLPMAIEFAADRLDVLALDELDGRLHDAYRVLVSAKRGAPQRQRTLQALVESSYALCSSEEQLLWERLTVFTGRFGLPAVEHVCTDEVISDERVLDLVAGLIDKSVLVREERTGGSWYRLPRLLREYALQRVTGAGEPGEWDRLRGRHVQWCLWLASQASDGLLTERSQDWIGQVRGNHANIRAALDYCFEDKQRAQDGFRLAAALWYHWVMTGLVAEGRAWLERGLGIAPSEPTPGRALALTVAAYLAVMSGDSADDLLAASNATAAELADPSVTGNLRFVEGLLAIHQRDLATACAKLDLALDAFRVSGSRMSTGKTLCLLGMAWTLNGDWERGRGYCEEFLAMPAASSENWGFGYIQWTTALAEWQHGSFLSARLAQKHSARLACRFDDRFGMGSCVQSAALYFASTGRHKEAALLMGAAETHRFPAFTVLDELRRGCVDDVRDALGGAAFVELIEEGRALTLVQAAEVVAGGRRMPAGAPVSAPDVPEALSKREWEVAQLVADGQGNKHIAAALVISTRTAEGHVQRILGKLGFTSRAQIAAWVTEQRALARAEARVGHGG
- a CDS encoding aminomethyltransferase family protein: MTFTVAGMRTPPTTYAWSRFGAPEYTDWLDESMSWKETCYIGDWSFLWQHRISGPDAIRLLADTSVNSFSVFHQGQSKHAIHTNRDGKVIHEGIVTKFGDDDYVMHGRGGFWVNYQLSKGGYDAKITQEDWFIFQVSGPNAVRVLDRLAGENQLRDTKYMHVTPLRIAGHDIWALRQGMAGEIGFELQGPREFGDKVHAAVMEAGQEFGIRRLGARVTMINHLEACFPTIATDYIPAIFDEDMAEYLEIFRSSMPAYAQPAYIAGSFDGRDISEYYRSPVELGWGRNIKFDHDFLGRAALEPEKAQPRRVIRTLEWDAEDIEDVYASLFRPGANYPFMDMPRDQRGFMWADKVTADGDLVGVATSRGYSYYFRKMLSLATIEVAHADIGTSLTVHWGNPEGPQKPIRATVAPAPYKQDRSRIDLHSA